The following is a genomic window from Episyrphus balteatus chromosome 1, idEpiBalt1.1, whole genome shotgun sequence.
AcgtagaactacagaaaaaaaaaacggtaaaaTATGTACGTCAAAGAAGTGcttttttcactgaaaaaagatagttATATaatttctgtatataagaatacgtgaagcagcagCTTGCATGAAAGATGAAATAAATATCCCCTCCATTAAAAGTACAGACAAATaatgtactttaaaagtacatcagcgaagcacatctGGAAGTGCTTCTGATGTATATTTACCAGTACTTTTTTAACTACAGAAAAACCACTGAAACTTGTTCTTTTAAAAGTACTTATATGGAGTACAATACAATTTCACCGGtatatccgtactgctaaaatccatattttaatcTCATCTGGAAataatcttcaaaacaaacaaacaattcttttagggccagttgtacaaacgtggttcagcctcggatcaggaatttaatccaccgatttcggcggattagctgcgagtcaacttcggttcaagcatggatgtggatattttcacaaattgtgaaccttgaaagagtGCTAAAACGCAACtttaccaccgatttcagaagataaaagttgctgatccacagattaaatatttgtacaactggcccttaaacaaccattaggggtattcacgattcgtTGCAAAGAAAATGtgtaaaattgcaaaattttatttttctactactacaactacaacagacaaattttgcaccattgtattttatttttgcaataaggTTACTGTActgtatagcaaaagtgcaaaagtgtaaaaaaattgtagtctgcatggaatcgtgaatacccctattatacTTATTGGAAAAACAGAAAATCGTTTGTTTTtggttaaagcctggtacgctgctcgcgctaaattttagctcccatacaaattatcgaaaatttttagcctttataatttaaatacatacCTATATAACTTTATGAATAACTTAACTAAGTATTATaattttccattattttttctctaaaaattatatttagctTTTAAGTAAGAGCCGCTAGTCCCTGCAGCTTGTGCTCTTTATAGATATTAACTTTGTAATTATTctgttaagcctggtacgctgctcgcgctaaattttagctcccatacaaattatcgaaaaattttagccgagctaaaatgagtcccatacaaataatcgataacttgtatggaaattttatcttggctaaaatttagcgcgagcagcgtaccacacagagaaaaatgaatctagtattttatactccatatgactagtaaggtaattaaagtaaaaagccctagattttaagtgaaatttaccttacgtattgaacatttctttgatccgtaaagtaatttttacaaaaaaattacggtgaacaaattaaagtagtatataccttacgagtagcaatattttctttacgtagagtcaaatataccttcaaccaaaaaagtgtatgaatcttttcactttaagattctagtaaaacatattttacaaatttaactattctatgaataagttttaccttacactaaggtaataataatactgaattctaggaattttccccAATAGAGATCAGTGCCCTCGATACATAGAAAAAACTCTTTAagctgtcattgaaaagtgcGCCATTTGCTCTCCATTTGtgttggatgttttttttttttgtcaaagtttTTATGTGGCGAGTGCGGAATAATTACATTAATTCATAAAGAATTCGCAAacaattggatcaaataaagtcaatttcatttttattgatgatatttgctaagataaaattgtatgcatttatcttacaaaaattaattaaaataaaaaaaggtgatttttgtaattattgaaaaacataacagggtcatacgtACTTACTCCTAAATGgctttgaggattaagtacgtgttacccagttatgtttttcaataattacaaacctttttttatttgaattaatttttgtaagatagatgcaaacaattttttttttttaaatgtcatcaataaaaatgaaattgactttatttgatccaatctgtaattaaattatataccttccacagagaagttcaatttactttaaaaatcaatattttcagccttatagtaagataaaatatgtacctaactttctagCAATTTCTAtaagaaattcatacaaaaaaaggctaTACTCTAAAGTTAATCATAAGCTATacgtttaagcctggtacgctgctcgcgctaaattttagctgagataaaattcccatacaagttatcgataacttgtatgggatccattttatctcggctaaaaattttcgataatttgtatgggagctaaaatttagcgcgagcagcgtaccaggctttactagaaaagtaaggtaaatttcattttattggggagtcatccctattttaactttacattaaagttaaatgtaccagaaataaagtggttcacaccttattttttctccgtgcaggctttaataaataataataataaataataaattttagctcccatacaaattatcgaaaaattttagcttcaagcctggtacgctgctcgcgctaaattttagctgagataaaattcccatacaagttatcgataacttgtatgggatcaattttatctcggctaaaaattttcgataatttgtatgggagctaaaatttagcgcgagcagcgtaccaggcttcaagcctggtacgctgctcgcgctaaaattaagctgagataaaattcccatacaagttatcgataacaagttatcgataacattttatctcggctaaaaattttcgataatttgtatgggagctaaaatttagcgctagcagcgtaccaggcttgaagcctggtacgctgctcgcgctaaattttagctcccatacaaattatcgaaaaattttagcgaGTCCTATacaattatcgataacttgtatggaaattttatcttggctaaaatttagcgcgagcatcagcgtaccaggcttgaagcctggtacgctgctcgcgctaaattttagctcccatacaaattatcgaaaatttttagccgagataaaatgagtcccatacaaattatcgataacttgtatgggaattttatcttggctaaaatttagcgcgagcagcgtaccaggcttgagctaaaactttttcgataatttgtatgggagctaaaatttagcgcgagctgcgtaccaggcttaattgCTTTTGAtttgagctaaattttagctttcatacaagttatcgaaaaatttagccgatttttcaataaattgaatgtgaagcctggtacgctgctcgcgctaaattttagccgagataaaattcccatacaagttatcttgtatgggatccattttatctcggctaaaaattttcgataatttgtatggaagctaaaatttagcgcgagcagcgtaccaggcttgagcgAAAATTTAGCTCAAATCAAaagcaattgaaaaaaatattttttgtattttgattagtagtatctatcgatattttttagaaaagttaTCGATATCATAAATATCGAATACGGTCTCTACCTCTAGCACCCatccacacacacacaaatatcTCACCTGTCACATAACATCTGTGTGTCACTTGTCACATTTTTCAGTTCTTCGATTTTCttgcacaaaaatataaaaaaattttccatcgtTCGACACGatgttaaatttattaaataaaaccaaacaCCTTATTAATTCGGTGCGACACTTGACCACCACCGAAATTATACAACCTCAAGCTCCAGCTCTAATCCTCCCACTAACACAAAAATCAGATATCCCACAAAATATTCGTGCAAACCGTCAGGCATGGATCGAAAATACCGACACAATTGAAGAGAAAAAACTCGGTCTTATCGAATTACATCCCGAAGTATTTGCCACCAATCCTCGAGTTGATGTCATCCAGGAGAATATCGAGTGGCAACGAAAATATCGTTATGTAAGTTTTGCTCATACAAAAGTGCGCTCGGAAGTGCGCGGAGGTGGTCGCAAACCATGGCCACAAAAAGGTGGTGGACGTGCTCGTCATGGATCCATTCGATCACCTTTATTCAAGGGAGGTGGCATCGCTCATGGACCACGTTCTCCAACAACTCATTTCTATATGTTGCCATTCTATAAAAGAGTCATGGGTTTGACTTCGACTTTGTCGGTCAAATTGGCCCAAGACGATTTGCATATTGTCAAAGATTTGGAAATTCCAAGTCGGGATCCAAATTACATTAAGGATTTGATTAAGGAACGTAACTGGGGTCCATCTGTCTTAGTTATTGATAAGTAAGTTGAGTTACAAGtcaaagaaatagcacacttttgatttttcttacatAAGTTGAACTTATTTGTGACCTATGAAGtggaatattataatttttaattcaggaCATGAATTATCTTATATTTCCTTtcaattcaatatttaaaataaccaTACATCGTTCGATCTatagaagtcggttttgttttttttttttgataacacgTATGcactgcaaggaaatcctcctttaaataaaacttttctttcaaattcaatttcaatcttctcaatatctcttttcttctccgatatatcttaatttaagtaagtttagtaggtttggcatatcttaccataaagaaactgatctctaaaaattaatatatctttctccctagaacaaaagtatactttttctaatggactttagtgtgctgattttgaatccgaactcaaaaaatttcggtcagctctggtttttgagatatagtagtttttttttgagattttctaaaaacaaaaacttgattttgtgatactttaatgcgaatatcttaataTCCTGaagtgatagaatttttttgacttcggattctaactcagcacatcaaaaactataagaaaagcgTACTATTGTTTcaaggagaaacaaatctgaagctttacaaggcagtttatcgaatggtttattacaaataagatatttctaaatagaaaaatagtatataaaattacaaaacacgtaaaatgtttttttatatgtaggtatgtttaatgtattttattttggttttctttacatatttgactttttaaatataatgggcattgatattttacattttccttaattaattaattaattaaggtgcttttcttcatgtaggatttactaaaaagtgaagggttgcgaaatgtctgctttttttgtcaatcagtattttaacaaaagagtaaacatgaatataaaaaaacatatttggtgtcaatcgataggtcctATTATGAATAACTGGTTGAACAGAATGAAAATTCGCTTGTAGCAAAGAAAAACGTcgtggtacaagatgtcaaataaattcgctcaaaatgtagaaaagatgaacagaattatgtggcgtacaaaaatgtcaattgctttgaaaaaaaataattttaactgagtaaccacattagaaacgtcaaaagtcattccgcttgtagcttgaagtaaaagtcgactcgacttgtaccacagcgaatttccttgccacagccacagctacgtattctgACACAAGCCACAGCTACATCATTTTGGTCTACCaataaatttgagctcaatgcgacaaatagttttaattttatacaagttcaaatgaatctaaaagggtgatttctTAGAAACTACtcgcatttttacaaaaatggtacctgatagaatttttctgaaaccagatttcgattcaggaaagtctaatctttcataatatcaaaaaaattatttgaaggagtaaaaaaaaagttaaattttgcagaccagtgtaatttattattattatttattaacaataaattacaaatttaatgttaaaaaaaagaaaagtgcaCTAGCTACAGAAGCTTTCCACTCGAAAGTAATATATACtataaaattatattgttagtatttttttttttttataacaggcgcgcactaaagggattagtctacccttaatatggtgaacacagtacgagcgTTAGGAAAAAagggaggggtttgaaaggagatgAAGATAATTAGTTGTTATGTTTTCAATGCTTTTGATAATTTAATTAGGTTCTTCGTGCCGTGGCCTATTTAACACACTTCCACCAACTGATCGTTTACAAAATTGTTATTTCCAAAAacgaaaattgtaaaaaaaacttttttttacgtaCAATCAATAAGCCGCCAatattacagtatttttaattcTCTAATATTTCTGCCCTCAACTCAAGTTAACTAATTTGCATTTTAGATATATTGAAGTAATAGAGTTATGCGAGtaatttcgaggttttaaaattaagttgattCTTGACACtaaatcatatttcaaaacaataTAATCGTACATTACGCAAAGTATTGAATTTAACTCGTATGTTATATTTTAACTCTCTCAAACAAAGTAAAAATGAAACTCCTCGAACCTTTACCGAAGTCATGCCAATTTtaggatttatttttattttgacttctCGGGACCTCTAGACAAAACTTTCTTTAAATCAATCAAAATGGCCCCTTTTGTTATTtaaagcaatattttttgttctcaaaaggatttttaaaaatgaaaagttaGGCAATAATATTTACAACACTGTAATTTGCGATCCTACCAtcatgaaaaaagaaataattaaactaCATACATCTCGTTTCTTATTTCCAGAATTAAGTATTGTTTGATATTAGATCTGCAGACCATGCTGCAGAAAAGCttagaaattgaaattgttgaaAACTTTTTGCATTCTATAGGGtctgtataaaaataaattggctGAACTTATGTTCGAAAACCTGTACAAATTTGTTGACAATACCTTTCTTCAGAGCACTTTAGCCATAATCGTAcgaaatgatttaaaaagtccACATTTGTATTTCTTTCTGATCGGTCTATCTACTCGTATGGAAGTTTTTCGGGGATAGGTTCACACGATTCATTTTCagagtttaaatttctatttgctttAACTAAATAAATAGTATTATGCGACCATTTACTAAAATTAGAGTTTAAGCTATTTGAGAAGGATTTTTCCCTTGAATGTGAAGATCGAAAATAACTCTCCTTTCTTTCGCAGTTTAATTAACttttctgttaatttttttttaacacttatgtAGATTAAATAGAAGCAATATAAGATATAAATTTTCTTCTACAACTTTTGAACACAGAACAAAAATTTAACGAAATGGAAATAAACATTGAAATTAACGCTACTTTTAAGACTATATTGTCTCGATCCCTTTATTTCGATAATAtacccaaataaaaaaatgtataaaaagcaTTCCACAAATCTGAATTtcgaattacattttttttctcaatagtgTGCTATTTCTCTGTCCATAGCTGTATATCCCCTTCTCTAAATGTTTTTCTATTTTCCAGCAACGACATCTTCCCCGAGAACATCTGCTATGCTACGGATGACATTGGCTATGTCAATCTGATGCCAGTGTACGGATTAAACACCTACTCGATGCTCAAGCATGACACCTTGGTCCTCACAGTTGGAGCTGTTAAACAAATTGTCGATCGCATTCTTTATCAACTAAATCGAAGAGATGGAAATAGCTTACAAGCAAAATTCAAAACCGACCAATAAAGAAACATTTACACatttattcaaatcaaaaacataataattatcagattttgttcttgtttttttttttctgttttgttttttgttattttttattacatttaaacatattttaacTATTAGCTACTatcgtaattaaaaaaaaaaaaagaggcgaGATGGAAGGAAgagattattattattcacaTCTATAATCTGCTTGTCTTCTCTTCCTTTTTTTCTGGTTCtagatatttttgttaatttttagtttagttttctGTTGGTtgatgtgttttgttttttaagtagaatttgttgttttttttattattgttctcCAAGTAGTTTATGACGAATCTGCCAACGTAGTTCAGAGCGATTTGATTCGCCGGGaagatttgttttgaatttctccCATTCGTGTTGGTAGTATTGATACAATTGAACGGGATCCATCCTTGTGTGATGAGCAGAGTGGGGAGTTTTTGAACGTGAACGTGGTCGGATCCCTGTGgaattgcaaaacaaaaatgttacta
Proteins encoded in this region:
- the LOC129915805 gene encoding 39S ribosomal protein L4, mitochondrial, translated to MLNLLNKTKHLINSVRHLTTTEIIQPQAPALILPLTQKSDIPQNIRANRQAWIENTDTIEEKKLGLIELHPEVFATNPRVDVIQENIEWQRKYRYVSFAHTKVRSEVRGGGRKPWPQKGGGRARHGSIRSPLFKGGGIAHGPRSPTTHFYMLPFYKRVMGLTSTLSVKLAQDDLHIVKDLEIPSRDPNYIKDLIKERNWGPSVLVIDNNDIFPENICYATDDIGYVNLMPVYGLNTYSMLKHDTLVLTVGAVKQIVDRILYQLNRRDGNSLQAKFKTDQ